GCCCCGCTCGACGCGCTGCCGGACGGGGCGTTCGTCGCCCTTCCGGGTGATCCGCGGCCGTTCCTGGTGCTCGGGGACGCGCTCCTGACCTGGACCCCCGGCGGCTACGCGGACCGCGTCGCGCGGCCGCCGGCGACGGTGGAGGTGCTCACCCCGCGCTCGACGGTCGAGGCGCTGCGGGCGGGGTACCGGCCCGTCCTCCATCCCACCGCGGGCGCGACGGACGTCGAGCGGTGAAGCGCCCGCCGATCCTCCGGCGAAGGGCGAAAAGCCTCACACGGAGTTAACGGAGTCAACGGAGAACCCCCGCAGTTCTCCGTTAACTCCGTTTCCTCCGTGTGAGACATTCGGTTACGGATCTCGATCCCGAACGATTGTCTGCAAAATGGTATGAGCAGCGCTCCTGCCGCCGCTGACCCGGCCCTGGCTCTGGCGCGGCGGCCCCGTCCACGCCAGCTTCCCGTCCTCGCAGCTGCACCCGGTTCCGGGTGAGGCAGATCGTCACCCGGCTCCCGGTCCCCCCGCGGTCTCCTTCCGCCCCCGACATGAGCGACCCGCAACCCTCCGGCGCCGAGGACCCCGACGTCCGCGCGGCCGCGCCCGCGCTCGAGCTGCGCTACCGCACGGTGTACGGCGCGCCGCCGCCGCGCCCGATCCGGCTGGAGATCCCGGGGTGGGCCGGTCCTTCCCGGGCCCACGGCGACGGCGCGCCCGCGCAGCCGTGGCACTGCCAGCCGTTCGTGGACGGCGCCACGTACGGGCTGGAGCTGGTCTACCCGTACCGCAGCGAGTGCCGGGTCCACGTGCAGGACGGCGCCCTCCGCTTCGAGGGCGAGGTGGCCGCCGAGATGGAGGCGGCGGGGCTGCCGCACCCGTTCGGCGCCTTCGCCGCGGGGCACTACGGGATGGCCACCGCGCTGGACCTGCTGCCGCCTCCCGGGTACGCGCTCCGCCTGGGGCCGCACCCCCGCTTCTTCACGGACGCGTCGGGCGAGGTGCCGCTGGCGCTTCCCGGGCACCTGCAGCGCTTCTGGCCGCGGCAGTTCTTCGCCGTGTTCCGCGCTCCGCCCCCGGGCGCCGTGCACGTCTTCCGCCCCGGCGAGCCGTACGCGCAGCTGCTGGTGGTGCCGGTGGCCGAGACGTACCGGGTGGAGCCGATGGAGCCCGGGCTGGCCGAAGACCGGGCGCGGCAGGACCGGCAGGTGACGATGTTCACCTACCTGCTGGCGAAGCGGCTGTGGCAGTCCGACCTGGGCTACTGGTTCGACGACAAGTACAAGCAGCTGCTGCGCGTCTTCCGCCGCGGCGGGCTGGACGCCGTGCGCGGTCACCTGCAGTCCGTGGAGGACCGGGCGACGCCCCAGTCCAGGAAGTGAGATCGGCCGCACTCACGGCTACGGCCGCACCACCAGCCGGATAGGGTTCCCCTCCTTCCTCATCAGCCGCTCCACGCCGCGCGCGACGTCTTCCAGCGGGAGGACGTCGCTGACGGAGCGCGACACGTCCAGGCGGCCGCGCGCGACCAGGTCCACCAGCTGGTCCAGGTGGCGCTTGCGGTAGCCCAGGTGCCCCAGCAGCGACTGCGACCGCACGCCGAAGCCCACGCCCGGGCCCAGCCGGATCGGCTCCGGCGAGAGGCCGATCATCACCACCCGGCCGTTGCGCCCCACGCACTCCGCGGCCTGCGCGAGCACCGCGTTGGCGCCCACCAGGTCCACCGCCAGGTCCAGCCTGCGGCCGCCGGTGAGCTCGTGCACGCGGGCCACCACGTCGTCGACGGCGGGGTCGAGTGCGTGGTCGGCGCCGCGCTCCAGCGCCCGCTCGCGCGCGGCCGGCAGCGGGTCGACGGCCACGACGAGCGCGGCGCCCGCCATCCGCGCGATCTGCACCGCGTGCACGCCCAGCCCGCCGATCCCCCACAGCCCCACCGACTCGCCCGGCCTCAAGCCCCCGCGGTCGACGAGGCCGGCGTACGGGGTGGAGACGGCGTCGGCCAGGATGGCGGCCTGCTCGAAGGGGATGTGCTCGGGGACGGCGCTCAGGCTGGTGTGGGGGACCACGACGAGCTCGGCCCAGGCGCCGTCGTAGTCGAAGCCCATGATCTGGAACTTCAGGCACTCCCCCTCGCCGCGCCCGAGCGCGCAGCTCGGGCACGCGCCGCATGCCTTCCCGCCCGCCATCACCACGCGCTGCCCCGGCGTCCAGCGCGGCACCCGCTCGCCCACGCGCTCGATCACGCCGGCGGCCTCGTGCCCGGGGGTGAGCTCCGCCAGCGTGGGGCGCAGCGAGCCGTCGACCAGGTGCACGTCCGACAGGCAGATCCCGCAGGCGCGCACCCGCACCAGCACCTCGCCGGGCCCGGGCGCGGGGACCGGCACGTCCCGCACGCTGAGCTGCCGGGTCGCGCCGTCGAAGCGCGCCGCCCGCATGGTCTCCATCCGCGGTGCTCCTGGTCTTTCGGGGCTGGATGATAGGGATTTCCCTGTAGATACAGATTCGCGGCCGGGTGGCAAGATCCTGAATGGCTCACGCAGAGCAGCAGAGTCAGCAGAGAATCTGCGCTCTTGCGCGCGCGTGAGGTCCCGGCTACTTAGGGCGAAGCCGAGCCGCTGTCTCCTTTCGACGCCCGAGCCTGCGCGTGGGACTCCCGATCGAACCGTACGAGCCGGGCCCCCCGGAATTCCTGCCGTCCGATCCCGAGGCCGCCGCGGTGGCGGAGGCCGTCGCGGCGTGCATCGAGGCGGCGTTCCCGGCGTGCCGCGTCGAGCACATCGGCAGCACCGCCGTTCCGGGGCTCGCGGGGAAGGGGATCGTGGACCTGCTGCTCCTTTACCCGCCCGGCGGGCTGGCGGAGGCCCGCGACGCGCTGGCGGCGCTCGGCTTCCAGCGCCAGACGGGGCGCGACCCCTTCCCCGAGGAGCGGCCGATGCGCACCGGCGCCGTCACCCGGGCGGGCCGCCGCTACCGCCTGCACGTGCACGTGGTGGCGGCCGGCGACCCGGAGGCGGCCGCGCTGCTCGCGTTCCGGGACCGGCTGCGCGCTTCGGCGGAGCTGTGCGCCGCCTACGAGCGCCGCAAGCGGGAGATCCTGGCCGCGCGCGTGCGCGACAGCGTGGACTACTCGGAGGCGAAGACGGACTTCATCCGCGCCTGGGCGGCGCCCGTCCCGCTGCATGCCCATGATCCCTGAGCCGATCGTCCTGAGCTGGAGCGGAGGCAAGGACAGCGCGCTCGCCCTGGCGCGGCTGCGCTCCGATCCCGGCCTCGAAGTCGTCGCCCTGCTCACCACCGTGACCGCCGGCTACGACCGGGTGAGCGTCCACGGCGTCCGCCGCGCCCTCCTCCAGGCGCAGGCCGCCGCGCTCGGCCTGCCGGTGCACGAGGTCACCATCCCGCCGGAGAGCTCCAACCAGGCGTACGAGGCGGCGATGGCCGCAGCGCTCGGCCGGCTGCGGGAGCGGCTCCCCGCCGTGCGGCGGCTGGCGTTTGGCGACATCTTCCTGGAGGACGTGCGCCGCTACCGCGAGGAGCAGGTGGCGGCGCTGGGCTTCGGCGCGCTCTTCCCGCTCTGGGGCGAGCCGACGGATGCGCTCGCCCGGGAGGTGCTGGAGATCGGGTTCGCCGCGCGGCTGGTGTGCGTGGACACCCGGGCGCTCCCCGCCGCGTTCGCCGGGCGCGGCTACGACGCGGCGCTGCTCGCGGAGCTCCCCGCGGGGATCGACCCGTGCGGCGAGCGGGGCGAGTTCCACACCTTCGTCTCCGCGGGGCCGGGCTTCCGCCGGCCGGTGCGCTACCGCGTGGGCGAGGTGGTGCTGCGGGCCGAGCGGTTCGCGTTCTGCGACCTGGTGCCCCTCGACGCCGGCCCCGGCGCGGAGGCCGTCTCCGCGCCGACAGAAGGTTCGATTCCAGCTGACGCTCACCCGCCGATGGTCTCGTGAGCGAATCCCCCGAGTTGT
Above is a genomic segment from Longimicrobium sp. containing:
- a CDS encoding zinc-binding dehydrogenase — encoded protein: METMRAARFDGATRQLSVRDVPVPAPGPGEVLVRVRACGICLSDVHLVDGSLRPTLAELTPGHEAAGVIERVGERVPRWTPGQRVVMAGGKACGACPSCALGRGEGECLKFQIMGFDYDGAWAELVVVPHTSLSAVPEHIPFEQAAILADAVSTPYAGLVDRGGLRPGESVGLWGIGGLGVHAVQIARMAGAALVVAVDPLPAARERALERGADHALDPAVDDVVARVHELTGGRRLDLAVDLVGANAVLAQAAECVGRNGRVVMIGLSPEPIRLGPGVGFGVRSQSLLGHLGYRKRHLDQLVDLVARGRLDVSRSVSDVLPLEDVARGVERLMRKEGNPIRLVVRP
- a CDS encoding GrpB family protein, whose product is MGLPIEPYEPGPPEFLPSDPEAAAVAEAVAACIEAAFPACRVEHIGSTAVPGLAGKGIVDLLLLYPPGGLAEARDALAALGFQRQTGRDPFPEERPMRTGAVTRAGRRYRLHVHVVAAGDPEAAALLAFRDRLRASAELCAAYERRKREILAARVRDSVDYSEAKTDFIRAWAAPVPLHAHDP